In Pengzhenrongella sicca, a single genomic region encodes these proteins:
- a CDS encoding alpha-L-fucosidase, which translates to MASVDRTREDEIGLFTSVRPDERQVAWQALEFYAFLHFGMNTMTDREWGLGHEDPALFDPAGLDVDQWMAAIASAGMTGVILTAKHHDGFCLWPSDVSAHTVAASPWRAGAGDLVAEVAESARRHGLRLGIYLSPWDRTEGTYGSGRAYDDFFVAQLTELLTRYGPVFSVWFDGANGEGANGRVQTYDWDRYYEAIRRLQPDAVISVCGPDVRWCGNEAGHTRADEWSVVPSSLRDAERISEQSQQVDDGEFSRLVRSNDEDLGSRHALAGRLDDLIWYPAEVNTSIRPGWFHHPAEDHLVRSAEELFEIWCSSVGGNATFLLNVPPTAHGLVAEPDARELQQLGRLIADFRARTIPTVLSPSSTLAGDDAAAPAPPSDFGPNAARTWRPDPSDAAPAITVTLPQARSVEAIVVSEDIRFGQRVERATIHAAIAGRLVEVATTCSVGYRRIVRFDPPITTDRLVVTLVESRGVPALAALATIEARVEHPAAPAR; encoded by the coding sequence GTGGCTTCCGTCGACCGCACGCGCGAGGATGAGATCGGCCTGTTCACCTCGGTGCGGCCCGACGAGCGGCAGGTGGCCTGGCAGGCGCTGGAGTTCTACGCATTCCTCCACTTCGGCATGAACACGATGACCGACAGGGAATGGGGCCTAGGGCACGAGGACCCCGCGCTCTTCGACCCGGCGGGGCTGGACGTCGACCAGTGGATGGCGGCGATCGCGAGCGCCGGGATGACGGGCGTCATCCTCACCGCGAAGCACCACGACGGCTTCTGCCTCTGGCCGAGCGACGTCAGCGCGCACACCGTGGCCGCCTCCCCCTGGCGGGCCGGCGCGGGCGACCTCGTGGCCGAGGTCGCCGAGTCCGCGCGCCGCCACGGGCTCCGCCTCGGCATCTATCTGTCCCCGTGGGACCGCACCGAGGGCACGTACGGCTCGGGCCGCGCGTACGACGACTTCTTCGTCGCCCAGCTCACCGAGCTGCTGACGCGCTACGGCCCCGTGTTCTCGGTGTGGTTCGACGGCGCCAACGGCGAGGGCGCGAACGGCCGGGTCCAGACCTACGACTGGGACCGGTACTACGAGGCGATCCGTCGCCTGCAGCCCGACGCGGTCATCAGCGTGTGCGGCCCCGACGTGCGCTGGTGCGGGAACGAGGCTGGCCACACGCGCGCGGACGAGTGGAGCGTCGTCCCCAGCTCCCTGCGCGACGCCGAGCGCATCTCCGAGCAGTCGCAGCAGGTCGACGACGGCGAGTTCTCCCGCCTCGTCCGCAGCAACGACGAGGACCTCGGCAGCCGGCACGCGCTGGCGGGCCGGCTCGACGACCTGATCTGGTATCCGGCCGAGGTGAACACGTCGATCCGGCCGGGCTGGTTCCATCACCCGGCGGAGGATCACCTCGTGCGATCGGCCGAGGAGCTGTTCGAGATCTGGTGCAGCTCCGTCGGCGGCAACGCGACCTTCCTCCTCAACGTCCCGCCCACCGCCCACGGGCTGGTGGCGGAGCCGGACGCGCGCGAGCTCCAGCAGCTGGGCCGGCTCATCGCGGACTTCCGCGCCCGCACGATTCCCACCGTCCTCTCGCCGTCGTCCACCCTCGCCGGCGACGACGCGGCAGCCCCGGCTCCGCCATCCGACTTCGGCCCGAACGCGGCCCGAACCTGGCGGCCCGACCCGTCCGACGCGGCACCGGCGATCACCGTCACCCTCCCGCAGGCTCGGTCCGTCGAGGCCATCGTCGTGAGCGAGGACATCCGATTCGGCCAGCGCGTCGAGCGCGCGACCATCCACGCCGCGATCGCGGGCAGGCTCGTCGAGGTCGCCACGACCTGCTCCGTCGGATACCGCCGGATCGTTCGATTCGACCCCCCGATCACCACCGACCGCCTCGTCGTCACCCTCGTCGAGAGCCGGGGCGTGCCCGCGCTCGCCGCGCTGGCGACGATCGAGGCGCGCGTCGAGCACCCCGCCGCGCCGGCCCGATGA
- a CDS encoding ROK family transcriptional regulator produces MATHLLPTGIQRWPEIHPTTQAAFNQVLWHGGLPRTEIARKLGLSRTRLTAITRDLEAAGLLVEGGREQRSTTGRPAEMLHAVTTAYQFLGLHLHGSSVIAALVDLDGRVVWEDRATLDTESPDELVDVAGEMLRKASATFRVAAVAICGPLARVGLDTASARIRAVDRGHQDRFEREWSVPLWVDDDVIALTAFEQWPQLADGQDSMVLISVGEEIGFGIVTDRRIMRGARNAAGRFDHIPVLADGPRCPLGHDGCLWSVCSTTAVHGAVPDAGSLTEIAARAEAGDELAAVVLERAAAGLGTAAGHLVNLLDPDKLVLTGESHTVLRGRIETFRSALRATHLGGLEVEVDMPEFDFVEWARAAAALALYRCLSADPF; encoded by the coding sequence GTGGCTACCCATCTTCTGCCGACCGGCATCCAGCGCTGGCCGGAGATCCACCCGACCACCCAGGCCGCCTTCAACCAGGTCCTGTGGCACGGCGGGCTGCCGCGCACGGAGATCGCCCGCAAGCTCGGGCTGTCCCGCACCCGCCTCACCGCGATCACCCGCGATCTCGAGGCCGCCGGGCTGCTCGTCGAGGGCGGCCGCGAGCAGCGGTCCACGACCGGCCGACCGGCCGAGATGCTCCACGCCGTGACGACCGCGTACCAGTTCCTCGGACTCCACCTGCACGGCAGCTCGGTCATCGCCGCGCTCGTCGACCTCGACGGGCGGGTCGTGTGGGAGGACCGCGCCACCCTCGACACCGAATCCCCGGACGAGCTCGTTGACGTGGCCGGCGAGATGCTGCGGAAGGCGTCGGCCACCTTCCGGGTCGCCGCGGTCGCCATCTGCGGCCCGCTCGCGCGGGTGGGCCTGGACACCGCGTCGGCGCGCATCCGCGCCGTCGACCGCGGGCACCAGGACCGATTCGAGCGCGAGTGGTCGGTGCCCCTGTGGGTGGACGACGACGTCATCGCCCTCACGGCCTTCGAGCAGTGGCCGCAACTCGCGGACGGCCAGGACAGCATGGTGCTGATCTCGGTCGGCGAGGAGATCGGCTTCGGCATCGTGACCGACCGGCGCATCATGCGCGGCGCGCGGAACGCCGCGGGCCGGTTCGATCACATCCCCGTCCTCGCCGACGGGCCGCGGTGCCCGCTCGGGCACGACGGCTGCCTGTGGAGCGTGTGCTCGACGACCGCCGTGCACGGCGCTGTGCCCGACGCCGGCAGCCTCACCGAGATCGCCGCGCGCGCCGAGGCGGGTGACGAGCTCGCCGCCGTCGTCCTCGAGCGCGCGGCGGCGGGGCTCGGTACCGCGGCAGGGCACCTCGTGAACCTGCTCGATCCGGACAAGCTCGTCCTCACCGGAGAGAGCCACACGGTGCTCCGCGGCCGGATCGAGACGTTCCGCTCGGCGCTGCGCGCCACCCATCTGGGCGGGCTAGAGGTCGAGGTCGATATGCCGGAGTTCGACTTCGTCGAATGGGCCAGGGCGGCCGCGGCCCTCGCGCTCTACCGCTGCCTGAGCGCCGACCCGTTCTGA
- a CDS encoding ABC transporter substrate-binding protein produces MRTSRISAVALAIGLSTLAVSGCSSSGGADGEPVTLEYWAWAPGSQAEVDAFNTSHPDIQVKYTDAGGGETSSAKLVTALRAGNAPDLALVENTSLPRMIVADVPLDITEYVTDIQDKFAAGTWAQTTFEGRTFGVPQDIGPMALVYREDIFAKYGVEAPVTWEDYRNAAATIKAQDPTLTMASLSTDGWGWYAPVAAQAGEDWWSLDGDTWTVNIDGAKSREVMDFFQGMYDDGLITADPILTPTYNQQLNDGTMLSWPSAAWAPGVIMGVAPSTAGKWALAPLPRWDADDPTVSFQGGSSIVVTSTSEHPEEAAEFAKWLNASEEGSEMILNVQNGYPAALYGQEVATEQDPPALMPQQTDYYEVVAEISKNTRPVTWGPNTDVAAAAFTDAMNAAVQNGTSWADALTATQEAVVADMEEQGFTVEEGN; encoded by the coding sequence ATGCGCACTTCACGCATTTCCGCAGTCGCCCTAGCCATCGGCCTCTCGACCCTTGCCGTCTCCGGGTGCTCATCCTCGGGCGGCGCCGACGGCGAGCCCGTGACCCTCGAGTACTGGGCATGGGCCCCCGGGTCGCAGGCGGAGGTCGACGCGTTCAACACCTCCCACCCCGACATCCAGGTGAAGTACACCGACGCCGGCGGCGGCGAGACGTCGTCCGCGAAGCTCGTCACCGCGCTCCGCGCCGGCAACGCGCCGGACCTCGCCCTCGTCGAGAACACCTCGCTCCCCCGCATGATCGTGGCCGACGTGCCGCTCGACATCACCGAGTACGTCACCGACATCCAGGACAAGTTCGCGGCCGGGACGTGGGCGCAGACGACCTTCGAGGGCCGGACGTTCGGTGTCCCGCAGGACATCGGCCCCATGGCGCTCGTGTACCGCGAGGACATCTTCGCCAAGTACGGCGTCGAGGCGCCGGTCACCTGGGAGGACTACCGCAACGCCGCCGCCACGATCAAGGCGCAGGACCCGACCCTGACGATGGCCTCGCTGAGCACGGACGGGTGGGGTTGGTACGCCCCCGTCGCCGCGCAGGCCGGCGAGGACTGGTGGTCGCTGGACGGCGACACCTGGACGGTCAACATCGACGGGGCCAAGTCCCGCGAGGTCATGGACTTCTTCCAGGGGATGTACGACGACGGGCTCATCACCGCGGACCCGATCCTGACCCCCACGTACAACCAGCAGCTCAACGACGGGACGATGCTCTCGTGGCCGTCGGCCGCCTGGGCTCCGGGCGTCATCATGGGCGTCGCGCCGTCCACCGCCGGGAAGTGGGCACTCGCACCCCTGCCCCGCTGGGACGCCGACGACCCCACGGTCTCCTTCCAGGGCGGATCGTCGATCGTCGTCACCTCCACGAGCGAACACCCCGAGGAGGCCGCGGAGTTCGCCAAGTGGCTGAACGCGAGCGAGGAGGGGTCAGAGATGATCCTCAACGTGCAGAACGGCTACCCCGCGGCCCTGTACGGCCAGGAGGTCGCGACCGAGCAGGACCCGCCGGCACTCATGCCGCAGCAGACGGACTACTACGAAGTCGTCGCGGAGATCTCGAAGAACACCCGGCCCGTCACCTGGGGCCCGAACACGGATGTCGCCGCTGCCGCCTTCACAGACGCGATGAACGCCGCGGTGCAGAACGGGACGTCGTGGGCCGACGCCCTCACGGCGACCCAGGAGGCCGTCGTCGCCGACATGGAGGAGCAGGGCTTCACGGTGGAGGAGGGGAACTGA
- a CDS encoding carbohydrate ABC transporter permease, whose protein sequence is MTDAALDTADALRAPTGPTTTDGHRPRRRHSALRSRVAPYLFSAPAMILYLAFTVIPLGYALGLSFFARRLTGGGILGTKQTVFVGFENYAKVFTDESLVAGLGRLSIYGIIAVPLTLGLALLFALLLDAQGTRFTRFGRTAIFIPYAVPGVVAALMWGFMYLPSTSPFSYVTRSLGLGTIPFLEPGGLYGSIANITIWGGIGFNMLVIYTALRSIPNELVEAARIDGAGELQIAFRIKVPLVGPALILTAIFALLGALQLYGEPAMLMPLTNSISTTWAPLMSIYRDAFILDNLSSAAASSMILALGTAAVSLAVLAVVRRMSQRGMA, encoded by the coding sequence ATGACCGACGCCGCACTCGACACCGCGGATGCGCTGCGGGCCCCGACGGGGCCGACGACGACTGACGGGCACCGCCCCCGACGACGCCACTCGGCGCTGAGATCGAGAGTCGCGCCCTACCTCTTCAGCGCGCCGGCGATGATCCTGTACCTCGCGTTCACCGTGATCCCCCTGGGCTACGCGCTCGGCCTGAGCTTCTTCGCCCGCCGTCTGACGGGCGGAGGCATCCTCGGGACGAAGCAGACCGTCTTCGTCGGCTTCGAGAACTACGCGAAGGTCTTCACCGACGAGAGCCTGGTCGCCGGGCTCGGCCGCCTGTCGATCTACGGCATCATCGCGGTCCCCCTGACGCTCGGCCTCGCCCTCCTGTTCGCCCTCCTCCTCGACGCCCAGGGCACGAGATTCACCCGGTTCGGCCGCACGGCGATCTTCATCCCGTACGCCGTCCCGGGAGTCGTGGCCGCGCTCATGTGGGGCTTCATGTACCTGCCGAGCACGAGCCCGTTCTCGTACGTGACGCGTTCGCTCGGGCTCGGGACGATCCCGTTCCTCGAGCCCGGGGGCCTCTACGGGTCCATCGCCAACATCACGATCTGGGGAGGCATCGGTTTCAACATGCTCGTGATCTACACCGCCCTGCGGAGCATCCCGAACGAGCTCGTCGAGGCGGCGCGCATCGACGGCGCCGGCGAGCTGCAGATCGCGTTCCGGATCAAGGTCCCGCTCGTCGGGCCAGCGCTCATCCTCACGGCGATCTTCGCGCTGCTCGGCGCCCTGCAGCTGTACGGCGAGCCGGCGATGCTCATGCCGCTGACCAACAGCATCTCCACGACCTGGGCGCCGCTCATGTCGATCTACCGCGACGCCTTCATCCTCGACAACCTGTCGTCGGCGGCCGCGTCCTCGATGATCCTCGCGCTTGGAACGGCCGCGGTCTCCCTCGCCGTCCTCGCCGTGGTGCGTCGCATGAGCCAACGGGGAATGGCATGA
- a CDS encoding carbohydrate ABC transporter permease — protein sequence MTALTAPRATTRRRPAQRAKVVPTILLLIGAVYCLIPVAWVFVAASKAPGELFNSFTFAPGTGLLGNLGDLFAHNDGVYGMWALNSLLYAGVGGLLSTLVSAAAGYALAKFTFAGGRIFFGALLAGLLIPGITLAVPQYLLLSDLHLAGTRWSVLLPSIISPFGIYLCKVFADGAIAQEMLEAARIDGANEWRIFSSIVLPLMVPGMVTVFLLQFVGIWNNYLLPYIMLADQSTFPLTVGLSSLLTQGSGSPALYSLAITGAAVAIIPLIALVLFLQRFWRLDLISGGVKG from the coding sequence ATGACCGCCCTGACCGCACCACGCGCCACGACGCGACGACGCCCGGCGCAACGCGCGAAGGTCGTCCCGACGATCCTGCTCCTGATCGGGGCCGTCTACTGCCTCATCCCCGTGGCGTGGGTCTTCGTGGCTGCCTCCAAGGCGCCCGGCGAGCTGTTCAACTCGTTCACGTTCGCGCCCGGCACGGGGCTGCTCGGCAACCTCGGCGACCTGTTCGCGCACAACGACGGCGTGTACGGGATGTGGGCGCTGAACTCGCTGCTCTACGCGGGGGTCGGCGGGCTGCTGTCCACGCTCGTTTCGGCCGCCGCGGGGTACGCGCTCGCCAAGTTCACCTTCGCCGGCGGGCGGATCTTCTTCGGGGCGCTGCTCGCGGGTCTCCTGATCCCCGGGATCACCCTCGCGGTGCCGCAGTACCTGCTGCTGTCGGACCTGCACCTGGCGGGGACTCGCTGGTCGGTGCTCCTGCCCAGCATCATCAGCCCGTTCGGCATCTACCTGTGCAAGGTCTTCGCGGACGGAGCCATCGCCCAGGAGATGCTCGAGGCTGCCCGGATCGACGGCGCGAACGAGTGGCGGATCTTCTCCAGCATCGTGCTGCCGCTCATGGTGCCCGGCATGGTCACGGTGTTCCTGCTGCAGTTCGTCGGGATCTGGAACAACTACCTGCTGCCGTACATCATGCTCGCGGACCAATCCACCTTCCCGCTCACGGTCGGGCTGAGCTCCCTGCTGACGCAGGGCTCCGGCTCCCCCGCCCTGTACTCGCTCGCGATCACCGGCGCCGCCGTCGCGATCATTCCGCTCATCGCCCTCGTGCTGTTTCTGCAGCGCTTCTGGCGGCTCGACCTGATCTCCGGAGGAGTCAAGGGATGA
- a CDS encoding beta-galactosidase codes for MTTSHTDQSWPTAGLSFGGDYNPEQWDRSAWRDDVALMREAGVTMVSLGIFSWGLLETAEGVYDWEWFDEIVDLLEAGGIAIDLATPTAAPPSWLLAAHPEFPPVDQDMTRHWAGARLGWCPSNPDFRSHALRIVRAVAERYGARDHVVMWHVSNELGGGNGHCYCDVSADAFRRWLMTKYGTLDALNAAWGTAFWGHHFSDIEQVLPPRGNDAKNPSLMLDFDRFSSDELLAHYLAERALLAEITPGLPITTNFMVGAEPDAVDYPRWAPHMDIVANDHYTRSSDALPQQDVAFSGDRMRSLTTDRRPWLLMEHSTSAVSWQPRNRAKKPGELIRDSLSHVAHGADGVMFFQWRASRAGAEQFHSAMVPHAGPNTKIFREVATLGGYLQRLAPVLGSRVRRASVGILFDNEAGWAMRAGVKPNNFLPYGATVRAWHAAFWRRGDGIDVIPPWHDFGDYETLVVPQLFVVSDDTAARAADFVAAGGTLIVTAFSGIVDENDHVRLGGYPGAFRDVLGAWTEEFYPLQEGETFELDNGWGGAEWTEHVHTDSAQPLARYRGGHLDGEPAITLRTLEGGGRAVYVSAGLSGGAIDALVNDLIAAPELAGRDPDLEIGVRESDADRFVFLINHGEKPATADVDGHELLTDAAVEGSIVVPAGEVRVVRSPR; via the coding sequence ATGACCACATCACACACCGATCAGAGCTGGCCGACAGCGGGCCTCAGCTTCGGCGGGGACTACAACCCCGAGCAGTGGGACCGCTCCGCCTGGCGCGACGACGTCGCGCTCATGCGGGAGGCCGGCGTCACCATGGTCTCGCTCGGCATCTTCTCCTGGGGCCTGCTCGAGACGGCCGAGGGCGTGTACGACTGGGAGTGGTTCGACGAGATCGTCGACCTCCTGGAGGCGGGCGGCATCGCCATCGATCTGGCGACGCCGACGGCGGCTCCCCCGAGCTGGCTCCTCGCCGCGCACCCGGAGTTCCCGCCGGTCGACCAGGACATGACCCGGCACTGGGCCGGGGCCCGGCTCGGCTGGTGCCCCAGCAACCCGGACTTCCGTTCCCACGCGCTGCGCATCGTCCGCGCCGTCGCCGAGCGCTACGGCGCTCGCGACCACGTGGTGATGTGGCACGTGAGCAACGAGCTCGGCGGCGGCAACGGTCACTGCTACTGCGACGTGTCCGCGGACGCGTTCCGGCGCTGGCTGATGACCAAGTACGGCACGCTCGACGCGCTCAACGCCGCGTGGGGCACGGCGTTCTGGGGCCACCACTTCTCGGACATCGAGCAGGTGCTGCCCCCGCGCGGGAACGACGCGAAGAACCCGTCGCTCATGCTCGACTTCGACCGCTTCTCCTCGGACGAGCTGCTCGCCCACTACCTCGCCGAGCGGGCGCTCCTCGCCGAGATCACGCCCGGCCTGCCGATCACGACCAACTTCATGGTCGGGGCGGAGCCCGACGCGGTCGACTACCCGCGCTGGGCACCCCACATGGACATCGTCGCGAACGACCACTACACGCGCTCGTCCGACGCCCTGCCCCAGCAGGACGTCGCGTTCTCCGGCGACCGCATGCGCTCGCTCACCACGGACCGGCGCCCATGGCTCCTGATGGAGCACTCGACGAGCGCCGTCAGCTGGCAACCGCGCAACCGCGCGAAGAAGCCCGGCGAGCTCATCCGCGACTCCCTCAGCCACGTCGCGCACGGCGCCGACGGCGTCATGTTCTTCCAGTGGCGGGCGTCTCGCGCCGGCGCGGAGCAGTTCCACTCGGCGATGGTTCCCCACGCCGGACCGAACACGAAGATCTTCCGCGAGGTCGCGACCCTCGGAGGCTACCTGCAGCGGCTCGCGCCGGTGCTGGGCTCGCGGGTCCGGCGCGCAAGCGTCGGCATCCTCTTCGACAACGAGGCCGGCTGGGCCATGCGCGCGGGCGTGAAGCCGAACAACTTCCTGCCCTACGGAGCGACGGTCCGCGCCTGGCACGCCGCCTTCTGGCGGCGCGGCGACGGCATCGACGTGATCCCGCCGTGGCACGACTTCGGCGACTACGAGACCCTCGTCGTCCCCCAGCTGTTCGTGGTGTCCGACGACACCGCCGCGCGCGCCGCCGACTTCGTCGCCGCCGGGGGGACCCTGATCGTGACGGCGTTCTCGGGAATCGTGGACGAGAACGACCACGTCCGGCTCGGCGGCTACCCCGGGGCGTTCCGGGACGTCCTCGGCGCCTGGACGGAGGAGTTCTACCCCCTTCAAGAGGGTGAGACGTTCGAGCTGGACAACGGCTGGGGCGGGGCGGAGTGGACGGAGCACGTCCACACCGATTCCGCGCAGCCGCTCGCCCGCTATCGCGGCGGGCACCTCGACGGAGAACCGGCGATCACGCTCAGGACGCTCGAAGGCGGCGGCCGGGCGGTCTACGTGTCCGCCGGGCTCAGCGGCGGGGCGATCGACGCCCTCGTCAACGACCTCATCGCGGCCCCGGAGCTCGCGGGCCGCGACCCGGACCTCGAGATCGGTGTCCGAGAGAGCGACGCCGATCGATTCGTCTTCCTGATCAATCACGGCGAGAAGCCCGCGACGGCCGACGTCGACGGCCACGAGCTCCTCACCGACGCGGCCGTCGAGGGGAGCATCGTCGTCCCGGCCGGTGAGGTGCGCGTGGTCCGCAGCCCGCGGTAG
- a CDS encoding medium chain dehydrogenase/reductase family protein, translated as MPTAARMTEVVMPHLIEPDGLLIQDRDLPAPAPGQALVRVEATGVSFAEQQMRRGKYYDQPSFPFVPGYDFVGTVEATGDGVDPAMVGTRVAAVVKTGGWASHVLTDAAHLVPVPAGIDPADAETVIVNGITAWQMLHTIAKAQRGQTIVVLGANGGVGSTLVQLAVDAGLTVIGTAAPRHHDQVRSLGAIPVDYQAPDLPARLRELAPDGVDAVFDHVGGTGLQDSWRLLRRGGTLVSYGSAATKDAAGTSQLPVFALFMRVLLWNILPNGRRARFYNFWAGKRNPTRFYRRLRDDLTQVLGRLAAGTLEPQVAARLPLVEAGRALALAESHTVAGKVVLEP; from the coding sequence ATGCCCACCGCAGCGCGTATGACCGAAGTCGTGATGCCGCACCTGATCGAGCCCGACGGCCTGCTGATCCAGGACCGTGACCTGCCCGCTCCCGCGCCGGGCCAGGCGCTGGTCCGGGTCGAGGCGACGGGAGTGTCCTTCGCCGAGCAGCAGATGCGCCGCGGCAAGTACTACGACCAGCCGTCGTTCCCGTTCGTCCCGGGGTACGACTTCGTCGGCACCGTCGAGGCGACCGGCGACGGCGTCGACCCCGCGATGGTCGGCACCCGAGTGGCCGCCGTGGTGAAGACGGGCGGGTGGGCCTCCCACGTGCTGACCGACGCGGCGCACCTGGTCCCGGTGCCCGCGGGCATCGACCCGGCGGACGCCGAGACGGTCATCGTGAACGGGATCACGGCCTGGCAGATGCTCCACACGATCGCGAAGGCGCAGCGCGGCCAGACCATCGTCGTGCTCGGCGCGAACGGCGGCGTCGGGTCGACGCTCGTGCAGCTCGCCGTCGACGCCGGTCTCACGGTCATCGGCACCGCCGCGCCCCGGCACCACGACCAGGTCCGGAGCCTGGGCGCCATCCCCGTCGACTATCAGGCCCCGGACCTGCCGGCCCGCCTACGCGAGCTGGCGCCCGACGGCGTCGACGCCGTGTTCGACCACGTCGGCGGGACCGGGCTCCAGGACTCCTGGCGGCTGCTGCGCCGGGGTGGGACGCTCGTCTCGTACGGCTCCGCGGCGACCAAGGACGCCGCGGGCACGTCTCAGCTGCCCGTGTTCGCCCTGTTCATGCGCGTCCTGCTGTGGAACATCCTGCCCAACGGTCGGCGGGCGCGCTTCTACAACTTCTGGGCCGGCAAGCGCAACCCGACCCGCTTCTACCGGCGCCTGCGCGACGACCTGACGCAGGTGCTCGGCCGGCTCGCCGCCGGCACCCTCGAGCCCCAGGTTGCGGCGCGGCTCCCGCTTGTCGAGGCCGGCCGCGCGCTGGCGCTCGCGGAGTCCCACACCGTGGCGGGCAAGGTGGTGCTCGAGCCCTGA
- a CDS encoding TetR/AcrR family transcriptional regulator: MSSLSTAELRIPVVTASAVREFSRGGYRGTTIADVAHAAGISPAYVFKLFPSKESLFVAALEDCFRQIVETLTVGAERAGDTSPDGILDAMGGAYAELIRDRSLLMLQVHAQSVADIPEIGQALRAGMAAIVQLAKARSRASDGAVQHFVAYGQLCHLIVTAGIDDVPEEWASILSAGIRHPR, from the coding sequence ATGTCCTCCCTCAGCACCGCCGAGCTGCGCATCCCCGTCGTCACCGCCAGTGCGGTGCGCGAGTTCTCGCGCGGCGGCTACCGCGGCACGACGATCGCGGACGTGGCGCACGCGGCCGGCATCTCGCCCGCCTACGTCTTCAAGCTGTTCCCCAGCAAGGAGAGCCTGTTCGTCGCGGCGCTCGAGGACTGCTTCCGGCAGATCGTCGAGACGCTGACCGTCGGCGCCGAACGGGCGGGGGACACCAGCCCGGACGGCATCCTGGACGCGATGGGCGGTGCCTATGCGGAGCTCATCAGAGACCGTTCGCTCCTCATGCTTCAGGTTCACGCCCAGTCGGTCGCCGACATCCCGGAGATCGGGCAGGCGCTCCGCGCTGGCATGGCCGCGATCGTCCAGCTGGCCAAGGCCCGGTCGCGCGCGAGCGACGGCGCAGTCCAGCACTTCGTCGCCTACGGGCAGCTGTGCCACCTGATCGTCACCGCGGGCATCGACGACGTCCCCGAGGAGTGGGCGTCGATCCTCTCCGCGGGCATCCGGCACCCTCGCTAA
- a CDS encoding MFS transporter: MSPTFSSLRYFNYRLWFAGAFVANVGTWMQRVAQDWLVLTVLSDNSGIAVGIVTALQFVPVLGLSAWAGVLADRVNRRKLLILTQSALAVLALGLGGLTLSGRVELWHVYIFATLLGIVSAIDNPVRQVFVSEIVPAAKLPNAVGLNSASFHAARLVGPGVAGLLIALVGTGPVFMINGVSFIGTIFALTQMRLGELRASPRVQREKGQIRAGLRYVRRRTDIIVIMVVVGVVSTFGLNFQLTSALMARTEFDKGAGAYGILGSVMAIGSLGGALLAARRERPRVRLVIGSAFAFGITSGVMALMPTYPTFAIACIPVGLASLTMMTAANSTIQTTTDPAMRGRVMALYMIVFLGATPIGSPLVGWIGEVYGARWAIGIGSILSLVVASGAAVWAVRNWHLEVRYRVRSRPHLRVTYLDSLPGSPAELAARRDAERRIREHELQDATNAA, translated from the coding sequence GTGAGTCCTACCTTTTCCTCTTTGCGGTACTTCAACTACCGGCTCTGGTTCGCCGGGGCGTTCGTCGCGAACGTCGGCACGTGGATGCAGCGCGTGGCCCAGGACTGGCTCGTCCTGACGGTGCTCTCCGACAACTCGGGCATCGCCGTCGGCATCGTCACTGCGCTGCAGTTCGTGCCCGTGCTCGGGCTCTCGGCCTGGGCCGGCGTGCTCGCCGACCGCGTCAATCGCCGCAAGCTGCTCATCCTCACGCAGTCCGCGCTCGCGGTGCTCGCGCTGGGCCTCGGCGGGCTCACGCTCTCGGGCCGGGTCGAGCTGTGGCACGTCTACATCTTCGCGACGCTGCTCGGGATCGTCTCGGCGATCGACAACCCGGTCCGCCAGGTGTTCGTCTCGGAGATCGTGCCGGCCGCGAAGCTCCCCAACGCCGTCGGACTCAACAGCGCGTCGTTCCACGCCGCGCGGCTCGTCGGCCCCGGCGTGGCGGGCCTGCTCATCGCCTTGGTCGGCACGGGTCCGGTGTTCATGATCAACGGCGTGTCGTTCATCGGCACGATCTTCGCGCTCACGCAGATGCGCCTGGGCGAGCTGCGCGCCTCCCCGCGCGTGCAGCGCGAGAAGGGCCAGATCCGCGCCGGGCTGCGGTACGTGCGCCGGCGCACCGACATCATCGTCATCATGGTCGTCGTCGGCGTCGTGTCGACATTTGGCCTGAACTTCCAGCTCACGAGCGCGCTCATGGCGCGCACGGAGTTCGACAAGGGCGCCGGGGCGTACGGCATTCTCGGCTCGGTCATGGCGATCGGGTCGCTCGGCGGGGCGCTGCTGGCGGCCCGGCGCGAGCGGCCGCGCGTGCGGCTCGTGATCGGCTCGGCGTTCGCGTTCGGGATCACGAGCGGCGTGATGGCGCTCATGCCGACGTACCCGACGTTCGCGATCGCGTGCATCCCGGTCGGCCTGGCCTCGCTGACGATGATGACGGCGGCGAACTCGACGATCCAGACCACGACGGACCCCGCGATGCGCGGGCGCGTGATGGCGCTGTACATGATCGTTTTCCTCGGGGCGACCCCGATCGGCTCGCCGCTGGTCGGCTGGATCGGCGAGGTCTACGGCGCCCGGTGGGCGATCGGGATCGGGTCGATCCTCTCGCTCGTCGTCGCGAGCGGCGCGGCCGTGTGGGCCGTGCGCAACTGGCACCTCGAGGTGCGCTACCGCGTGCGCAGCCGCCCGCACCTGCGCGTGACGTACCTGGACTCGCTGCCGGGCTCACCCGCGGAGCTCGCCGCCCGCCGCGACGCCGAGCGCCGAATCCGGGAGCACGAGCTGCAGGACGCGACGAACGCAGCCTGA